In Acaryochloris marina S15, a single genomic region encodes these proteins:
- a CDS encoding DoxX family protein, whose amino-acid sequence MTPTSTDSNLSMQQFALLLLRLVVVSIFLYHGFPKAINWAMAGEKFIGFGLPGFLGPITGIVEVIASVLILIGIQNFWANWVLVAIMAGEIATVQFPKAFSEGAYIAGLERDLMILVACAVSAAFGPGAFALKQR is encoded by the coding sequence ATGACCCCAACTTCTACGGATTCCAATCTCTCTATGCAACAGTTTGCCTTATTGCTGTTACGCCTAGTGGTGGTATCGATCTTCCTCTACCACGGATTTCCCAAAGCAATTAACTGGGCCATGGCAGGCGAGAAATTTATTGGCTTTGGCTTACCCGGATTTTTAGGTCCGATTACAGGCATTGTGGAAGTGATTGCCAGTGTTCTGATTCTGATTGGGATTCAGAACTTCTGGGCCAACTGGGTGTTGGTGGCAATTATGGCAGGTGAGATCGCAACGGTTCAATTCCCCAAAGCCTTCAGCGAAGGTGCTTATATCGCCGGTCTAGAACGAGACTTAATGATTTTGGTAGCCTGTGCCGTATCCGCCGCCTTTGGCCCCGGTGCCTTTGCCCTCAAGCAGCGCTAA
- a CDS encoding NAD(P)/FAD-dependent oxidoreductase, with protein MVSSPLPHIVVIGAGFGGLQTAVSLGGATARVTLIDRNNYHTFVPLLYQVATATLEPEWIALPIHKLLRRYKNVQFVQGNVETVDLTARQVRTKQLTLQYDYLVLATGSQTHFQGVPGAKEHAFPLRSLEDAIALKHHLLQCIERAAQTSDPAERRQYLTITIVGGGATGVEMAGALVELCHQSWPKDYPWLRDDPVQLLLVQSGPELLPEFPHPLRTYTYKKLATLGVNIQVQTKVASVHTTHLDLESGAFIPCATTLWTAGVKAVHPPTETLPLENRDKISVLPTLQLQQYPEVYALGDTAQVPGQTLAGVAPEALQQGVCTARNLRRQLKGRSPQPFRYLNKGRLAIIGCFSGVGKIGPFPIRGFLGWFLWLAVHLVYTPGYRNRLMILMTWLQSFSTRDKLARQLLTKSHAKSPVQFKR; from the coding sequence ATGGTCTCTTCTCCTCTCCCTCATATTGTGGTTATTGGCGCTGGTTTTGGCGGCCTGCAAACGGCGGTTTCCCTGGGAGGAGCAACTGCTCGGGTCACTTTAATTGACCGGAATAATTACCACACCTTTGTGCCGCTACTCTATCAAGTGGCAACGGCAACCTTGGAGCCGGAGTGGATTGCATTGCCCATTCACAAACTGCTGCGTCGATATAAAAATGTTCAGTTTGTTCAGGGCAATGTTGAGACGGTTGACTTAACCGCTCGGCAAGTGCGAACCAAGCAACTGACATTGCAATATGACTATCTGGTGCTGGCTACAGGGAGTCAAACCCATTTCCAGGGGGTGCCGGGGGCAAAGGAACATGCTTTTCCATTACGGAGTTTGGAAGATGCGATCGCACTCAAGCATCATCTCTTACAGTGCATTGAACGAGCCGCCCAAACCTCAGATCCAGCCGAACGACGTCAGTACCTCACGATCACGATTGTGGGAGGTGGGGCCACAGGCGTTGAAATGGCGGGAGCCTTAGTGGAACTCTGCCATCAGTCTTGGCCCAAAGACTATCCCTGGCTTCGGGATGATCCAGTCCAACTGCTTTTGGTGCAGTCAGGCCCGGAACTCCTCCCTGAATTTCCTCATCCATTGCGAACTTACACCTATAAAAAGCTCGCTACTTTAGGTGTAAACATTCAGGTGCAGACCAAAGTCGCATCTGTTCATACCACCCATCTAGACCTGGAGAGTGGTGCCTTTATTCCCTGTGCGACCACCCTTTGGACCGCTGGGGTGAAAGCAGTCCACCCTCCCACAGAAACGCTACCCCTGGAGAATCGGGATAAAATCTCGGTTCTGCCTACCTTACAACTGCAGCAGTATCCCGAGGTCTATGCCCTCGGTGATACCGCCCAAGTTCCCGGTCAGACTTTAGCAGGCGTTGCACCCGAAGCCTTACAGCAGGGTGTGTGTACCGCCCGAAATCTGCGCCGTCAACTCAAAGGTCGCTCTCCCCAGCCCTTTCGATATCTCAATAAAGGCCGATTGGCGATCATTGGCTGCTTTTCTGGAGTAGGCAAGATTGGCCCCTTCCCCATTCGGGGTTTTCTGGGTTGGTTTCTCTGGTTAGCCGTCCACCTGGTCTATACCCCTGGCTATCGCAATCGCCTCATGATCTTGATGACCTGGCTGCAATCCTTTAGCACCCGAGATAAATTAGCGCGGCAATTATTGACAAAGTCTCATGCTAAATCTCCCGTCCAATTTAAGAGGTAG
- a CDS encoding SufS family cysteine desulfurase: MIAIQEKSLALQVRPDFPILHQQIQDSPLVYLDSAATSQKPTSVLDALQAYYEQDNANVHRGVHTLSGRATDSYEGARDKVAAFVNAASRQEIVYTRNASEGINLVAYSWGLSTLKAGDEVILSVMEHHSNLIPWQLVAQKTGAVLKFVELDANQAFDLEQFKTLVNDRTKLVSVVHVSNTLGCVNPVEEIIAIAHQYGAKVLIDACQSVPHMPIDVQKMDCDWLVASGHKMCAPTGIGFLYGKLDLLRSMPPFLGGGEMIADVFLDHATYADLPHKFEAGTPAIGEAVGLGAAVDYLTQVGMDKIHAYEAELTGYLFKRLREVPEVQVYGPQPQADGTGRAALASFTAGDVHPHDLSTILDQAGVAIRAGHHCTQPLHRHLKVQSTARASLYFYNTREEIDTFITSLKEAVEFFGSIFG; encoded by the coding sequence ATGATTGCCATCCAAGAAAAGTCTCTAGCCCTTCAGGTTCGTCCTGACTTTCCTATTTTGCATCAGCAAATTCAGGATAGTCCGTTGGTCTATTTGGATAGTGCGGCGACCTCTCAGAAGCCGACGTCCGTGTTGGATGCGTTACAGGCTTATTACGAACAGGATAATGCCAATGTCCACCGCGGGGTTCATACCCTCAGCGGTCGGGCAACGGATTCCTATGAAGGGGCACGGGATAAGGTGGCAGCCTTTGTAAATGCCGCTTCTCGCCAGGAGATTGTCTATACCCGCAATGCCAGCGAAGGCATTAACCTGGTGGCCTATAGCTGGGGATTGAGCACCCTCAAAGCTGGGGATGAAGTCATCCTGTCGGTGATGGAACACCACAGCAATTTAATCCCCTGGCAGTTGGTAGCCCAGAAGACGGGGGCGGTGCTGAAGTTTGTGGAACTAGACGCAAATCAAGCTTTTGACTTAGAGCAGTTCAAAACCCTGGTAAATGATCGCACAAAGCTGGTGAGTGTGGTGCATGTATCTAATACTTTGGGCTGCGTGAATCCGGTGGAAGAGATTATTGCGATCGCACATCAATACGGTGCCAAAGTCCTCATCGATGCCTGCCAGAGCGTCCCTCATATGCCCATCGATGTTCAAAAGATGGACTGCGATTGGCTAGTTGCTTCCGGCCACAAAATGTGTGCCCCTACGGGTATCGGCTTTCTCTATGGCAAGCTCGATTTGCTACGCAGTATGCCTCCCTTCTTAGGGGGCGGCGAGATGATTGCTGATGTGTTCCTAGACCATGCCACCTATGCAGATTTACCCCATAAGTTTGAGGCGGGTACCCCTGCCATTGGTGAAGCTGTGGGTCTAGGCGCAGCGGTTGATTATTTGACTCAAGTGGGTATGGATAAAATTCATGCCTATGAAGCGGAACTGACAGGTTATCTATTCAAGCGGCTCCGCGAAGTTCCTGAAGTGCAAGTCTATGGTCCTCAACCCCAAGCAGATGGGACAGGTCGAGCTGCACTAGCGTCATTTACCGCAGGGGATGTGCATCCCCACGATCTCTCGACGATCTTAGATCAAGCGGGCGTAGCGATTCGGGCGGGACATCACTGCACTCAGCCTTTGCATCGACATCTTAAGGTGCAGTCTACAGCGCGGGCGAGTCTCTATTTCTACAACACTCGTGAAGAGATTGATACCTTCATTACTTCACTTAAGGAAGCTGTGGAATTTTTCGGTAGTATTTTTGGGTAG
- a CDS encoding HAD-IA family hydrolase, with protein MTVLAFDLDGTLSDPAQGITTSINYALENLRVSTIAPHNLTQYIGPPLSRTFAQLLNTENEAVISQAVALYRERYRTIGYTENILYPGIPDLLKELTNQGHRLYVVTAKPTDIAQAVIDYFALRPYFIDVWGCGLDRNKAELLRDIQEQEHTDLWMIGDRASDMAAGQGFTRCLGVLWGYGSLAELEQAGADALIHTPSELLKLI; from the coding sequence ATGACCGTACTCGCATTTGACTTGGATGGAACCTTGAGTGACCCGGCTCAAGGCATCACAACCTCAATTAACTACGCCCTAGAAAATCTCAGGGTTTCCACCATAGCCCCCCATAATTTGACGCAGTATATTGGCCCTCCTCTAAGCAGGACGTTCGCTCAGTTGCTGAATACTGAAAATGAGGCAGTCATTAGCCAAGCGGTGGCTCTGTATCGAGAACGATATAGAACCATCGGCTATACCGAAAATATCTTATATCCTGGGATTCCAGACCTGCTCAAGGAACTGACAAATCAAGGGCATCGCCTATATGTTGTGACGGCTAAACCGACAGATATTGCTCAAGCAGTGATTGATTATTTTGCATTGCGTCCCTATTTTATAGATGTTTGGGGCTGTGGACTGGATCGCAATAAAGCTGAGCTATTACGTGATATTCAAGAGCAGGAGCATACAGATCTGTGGATGATTGGCGATCGTGCTAGTGATATGGCAGCGGGGCAAGGATTTACCAGATGTCTAGGGGTTTTGTGGGGCTACGGCAGTTTAGCGGAGTTAGAACAAGCAGGTGCTGATGCACTGATCCATACCCCTAGTGAACTATTGAAGCTCATTTAA
- the sufC gene encoding Fe-S cluster assembly ATPase SufC codes for MIIDNSDVILSVRNLTADVGGTPILKGLNLEIKAGEIHAIMGPNGSGKSTFSKVLAGHPAYTVTGGEVIYKGQNLLELEPEERSRSGVFLAFQYPLEIPGVSNLDFLRVSCNSKRQHEGLEELDAFDFDDLVRERLDVVKMDPAFLDRSVNEGFSGGEKKRNEILQMALLEPTLAILDETDSGLDIDALKIVANGVNQLAKPDNATLMITHYQRLLDYIVPDFVHVMAEGKILTTGGKELAQELEAKGYDWVKQEEVAV; via the coding sequence GTGATTATTGACAATAGCGATGTGATTCTGTCCGTCCGTAACTTGACGGCAGATGTGGGTGGAACTCCGATTCTGAAGGGGTTGAATCTAGAAATTAAGGCGGGAGAAATCCATGCCATTATGGGGCCGAACGGCTCTGGGAAAAGCACCTTTTCTAAGGTATTGGCTGGACATCCCGCCTATACGGTTACCGGAGGTGAGGTAATTTACAAGGGACAGAATCTGCTGGAGCTGGAGCCGGAAGAACGGTCCCGCTCAGGTGTGTTTTTGGCCTTTCAATATCCCTTAGAAATTCCTGGAGTGAGCAACCTCGACTTTCTACGGGTATCCTGCAATTCCAAGCGCCAGCATGAAGGTCTAGAAGAGCTAGACGCCTTTGATTTTGATGATTTGGTGCGGGAACGCTTAGACGTGGTCAAAATGGACCCGGCCTTCCTCGATCGCAGTGTGAATGAAGGCTTTTCTGGCGGGGAAAAGAAGCGCAATGAAATCTTGCAGATGGCCCTTTTAGAACCCACCTTAGCCATTCTGGATGAAACAGATTCAGGTTTAGATATTGATGCCCTCAAGATTGTTGCCAATGGGGTGAATCAGCTTGCCAAGCCCGACAACGCTACCCTGATGATTACCCACTATCAGCGGTTGCTGGACTATATTGTCCCCGACTTTGTCCATGTGATGGCCGAAGGCAAAATCTTGACTACGGGTGGCAAGGAACTGGCCCAAGAGCTGGAAGCCAAAGGCTATGACTGGGTGAAGCAAGAGGAGGTGGCAGTCTAA
- a CDS encoding rhodanese-like domain-containing protein, translating into MQSRDSIIIRGVVPAIVVILGTTACAPSWDAHELITPTQLLTQIKAGNPPVILDVRTVEEYEAGHIPGAIQIYFQDVPTRIKDLQTFAEQDVVIYCERGFRAQIAETALLKAGFAQIYHLEGDIKAWRRANFPVEKGTGTQF; encoded by the coding sequence ATGCAAAGCCGAGATTCGATCATCATTCGTGGAGTCGTACCCGCTATCGTTGTGATACTGGGGACAACCGCCTGTGCCCCGAGTTGGGATGCCCATGAACTGATCACCCCAACCCAACTGTTGACACAAATTAAAGCAGGTAATCCTCCCGTTATTTTGGATGTGCGTACGGTCGAAGAATATGAGGCAGGGCATATCCCAGGGGCTATTCAGATTTATTTCCAGGATGTACCCACACGGATTAAAGATCTGCAGACTTTTGCTGAACAAGATGTTGTTATCTACTGCGAGCGAGGATTTCGTGCTCAGATTGCGGAAACAGCGCTCCTAAAAGCAGGCTTTGCTCAGATCTACCATCTGGAGGGAGATATCAAAGCTTGGCGTAGGGCTAATTTCCCAGTGGAGAAAGGGACAGGGACCCAATTCTAA
- a CDS encoding sigma-70 family RNA polymerase sigma factor, which translates to MLLKVPQPNPSSEENRPVPPANYADAVELVAAIKRQELDALGYLFDHYSSLVYTLAYKILGNSPEAEDLMQEIFLGLWERCTFNPSRGSLSSFLATVTRSRAIDRLRMKGNRRRILSQWQESLSPKPSLTPLDHASQSEKRQVLQQALTELPSEYRQVLELSYFGGYSQSQIAEQLDKPLGTVKTWARKGLIQLRQSLQAQMEL; encoded by the coding sequence ATGCTTTTGAAAGTTCCTCAACCCAACCCATCCTCCGAGGAGAATCGCCCTGTTCCTCCTGCTAACTATGCAGATGCCGTTGAACTTGTTGCGGCAATTAAGCGCCAGGAGTTAGATGCTCTAGGCTATCTGTTCGATCACTATTCCAGTTTGGTCTATACCCTGGCCTATAAAATTTTGGGCAATTCCCCAGAAGCGGAAGACTTAATGCAAGAGATCTTTCTGGGCCTGTGGGAACGCTGTACGTTTAATCCCAGTCGAGGCTCCCTATCGAGCTTTTTGGCTACAGTCACTCGGTCGCGAGCCATCGATCGACTGCGGATGAAGGGGAATCGTCGTCGCATTTTGTCCCAGTGGCAGGAAAGTTTGTCGCCCAAGCCTTCTCTCACCCCCTTGGACCATGCCAGTCAGTCGGAAAAGCGCCAAGTCCTCCAGCAGGCTTTAACAGAACTGCCCAGTGAGTATCGACAAGTATTAGAACTCAGCTATTTCGGGGGATACAGTCAGTCTCAAATTGCTGAGCAATTGGACAAGCCATTAGGCACGGTCAAAACCTGGGCGAGGAAGGGACTGAT
- the sufD gene encoding Fe-S cluster assembly protein SufD, with protein MTVEVNPEAVAPSLSAVQDRQAYLNHLLAQRPSLTGLSEVRDSALSIVQERGLPSNRDEDWRFTDLSGLYKTSFAAPTAASLSLEEIDAFILADAPVRLVFVNGFFAPDLSAVDNLPAGLRVSTLANADSLAELGHQPGMTEVFTALNTASFADGAVLHIAKNQMVEAPIHLLYLTTGDTPIITSPRGLVVAEANSAATLIEEYVAVKAESYFTNAVTEVCLGQNAQIHHHRIQREAKTAFHIGTTAVSQDRDSRYALTSLSLGGQMSRHNPVVVPTAEQTDTTLNGLTLAVDQQVADTHSDLSFTGPHCTAQQLHKCIVDNRARAVFNGRVFVPKLAQQTNASQLSRNLLLSAKARVDTKPQLEIIADDVKCAHGATVSQLDDEEVFYLQSRGLDRNSACDLLVEGFAAEIIEKLPIAEQRQTLLNAVLSQIR; from the coding sequence ATGACCGTAGAAGTAAACCCAGAAGCTGTTGCGCCTAGCTTGTCAGCAGTGCAGGATCGGCAAGCTTATTTAAACCATCTTTTGGCCCAGCGGCCCAGCCTGACCGGATTGTCAGAGGTGCGAGATAGCGCCCTCAGTATTGTTCAAGAACGGGGACTCCCCAGTAATCGAGATGAGGACTGGCGATTTACGGATTTGTCGGGCCTGTACAAAACTTCTTTTGCAGCTCCAACTGCCGCATCGCTATCCCTAGAAGAGATTGACGCCTTTATCTTGGCAGATGCCCCCGTGCGGTTGGTCTTTGTCAATGGCTTTTTTGCCCCTGATTTATCTGCTGTTGATAATTTGCCTGCGGGCCTGAGGGTCAGCACCTTAGCGAATGCCGATAGTCTAGCTGAGCTAGGACATCAGCCGGGAATGACGGAAGTCTTTACGGCCCTGAATACTGCTAGCTTTGCCGATGGTGCGGTCTTGCACATTGCCAAAAATCAGATGGTTGAAGCGCCCATTCATCTTTTGTATTTGACGACAGGGGATACTCCGATCATCACCTCTCCTCGAGGGCTGGTGGTGGCTGAAGCGAATAGCGCTGCTACCTTGATTGAAGAATATGTGGCGGTCAAGGCAGAGTCCTACTTCACGAACGCGGTAACGGAAGTGTGCTTGGGGCAAAATGCTCAGATCCATCACCATCGGATTCAGCGAGAGGCTAAAACAGCATTTCATATTGGTACAACGGCGGTTTCCCAGGATCGTGATAGTCGCTATGCCCTGACGAGCCTGAGTCTGGGGGGACAGATGTCTCGCCATAACCCCGTGGTGGTGCCTACGGCGGAACAGACGGATACCACCTTAAATGGATTGACCCTAGCGGTGGATCAGCAGGTCGCCGATACCCATTCTGATCTATCCTTTACAGGTCCCCACTGTACGGCCCAGCAGTTGCATAAGTGCATCGTTGATAATCGTGCCCGAGCGGTATTTAATGGCCGAGTGTTTGTGCCCAAACTGGCCCAGCAGACCAATGCGAGCCAGCTTAGCCGCAATTTGTTGCTGTCGGCCAAGGCACGGGTGGACACGAAGCCACAGCTAGAAATTATTGCTGACGATGTCAAGTGCGCCCACGGGGCTACGGTGAGTCAGCTGGACGATGAAGAAGTTTTTTATCTACAAAGCCGGGGGTTAGACCGCAATAGCGCTTGCGATTTGCTGGTCGAGGGGTTTGCGGCGGAAATTATTGAAAAATTGCCCATTGCTGAACAGCGCCAGACTTTGCTGAACGCTGTATTGTCCCAAATACGTTAG
- a CDS encoding SH3 domain-containing protein, with the protein MKLTHRALSILSISFMSLMAAAPVFAAPAYLVGQSGSRINVRSSPSTSASSPHYGIAGDRVQVIDATYSDDGYHWYYVEFTSGARGWIRGDLVNVQAPIGFNGF; encoded by the coding sequence ATGAAGCTAACTCACCGAGCCCTTTCTATCCTCTCGATTTCCTTTATGTCTCTCATGGCAGCTGCCCCTGTCTTCGCAGCTCCCGCCTATTTGGTGGGGCAATCTGGAAGTCGGATCAATGTTCGGTCCTCCCCTAGCACTTCAGCTTCTTCTCCTCACTACGGCATCGCGGGCGATCGCGTGCAAGTCATTGACGCAACCTATAGTGATGATGGCTACCACTGGTATTACGTTGAGTTTACCTCCGGTGCTCGCGGTTGGATCCGAGGCGATTTAGTGAATGTACAGGCTCCTATTGGTTTCAATGGCTTCTAG